One Ilumatobacter coccineus YM16-304 genomic window, CGATCGCCTGACCTCGACGGTCGCGGCGTCGGCCGATTGCCGACCTCGTGTCAGCCAGCCGTCCGAATCCTCGGTACGTTGCACGCATGGCACAACCCACCGTCAACAAGAACATGGAATACCGGCGCCTCGGCAACTCCGGTCTCAAGGTCAGCGTCCTCGGCTTCGGAAGCTGGGTCACGTTCGACGCTCAGATCGACAACAACGCCGCCGTCGAGTGCATCGCCGCGGCCGGCGACGCAGGCTGCAACTTCTTCGACAACGCCGAGGCCTACGCCGGCGGCAAGAGCGAAGAGATCATGGGCCACGCCTTCCGCGAACTCGGTTGGCCACGCTGGTCGTATGTCCTCACCACCAAGGTGTACTGGGGCATCAACGGCGAAGTGCCCAACATGCGCAACACGCTGAACCGCAAGTACCTCATGCAGGCCATCGACGGTTCGCTCGAACGTCTGCAAGACGACTTCGTCGACGTGCTCTACTGCCACCGTGGCGATCCTGACACGCCGCTCGAAGAGGTCGTCCACGCGATGAGCGACATCATCACCGCCGGCAAGGCCCACTACTGGGGTACCAGCGAGTGGACGGCCGACGACATTCGCGGAGCGATCGACATCGCCGACCGCCACGGACTGCACAAGCCGGTCACCGAGCAGAGCCAGTACAACCTCCTCGAGCGCAAGACGGTCGAGAAGAGCTACGCCCGCATCACCGACGACTTCGGCTACGGCAACACGATCTGGAGCCCACTGGCGTCAGGACTTCTCACCGGCAAGTACAAAGACGGCATCCCCGAGGACTCTCGCGGCGCGCTGTCGGGCTACGAGTGGTTGCAGGACCGCCTGTCCGACGATCAGGCGATCGCCCGCGTCGAGCGCCTCCGCCCGATCGCCGACCGCATCGGCTGCACCATGGCGCAGCTCTCGCTCGCCTGGGCCACCAAGCACCGCATGGTGTCGTCGGTCATCACCGGCGCGTCGAAGGTGAGCCAGGTCGTGCAGAACTTCGAGACCGTCGACGTGATCCCCGAGATCACCGAAAACGTGCGCCTCGAGATCGAAGAGGCCATCGGCCGCTGACCGCCGACCTGGTTATTTCCATCCCGGATGGAAATAACCAGGTCGGGTGATCCAGGTGGCGACGCGTTCGGCGACGAGCGCGGCGCGACCGGCGACGAAGTGATCGACCGACTCGATCGTCTCGAACGTGGCATCCGCCCACGTCGAGACGATCGGCTCGGCGACCGACGGCGGCGCGAACTGGTCGTGCGCCGGCGTCAGCACCAGCGTCGGCATGTCGCGTCCCGGCGCGAGATCCATGACCCCGAGCGGGGGAGCGACCAGCGCCTTACCGCTGAGCCGTTCGTCGCCGAGCGCCAGCGTGACCATCGCTCCGAACGAGTAGCCCACGGCGAACAGCGGCACACCGCTGCCCGCACCGGCAACGGTGTCGAGCGCGGCCACCGCATCGAGTTGTTCGGCCACACCGCCCCCGAACTCCGAACGGAAGTCGAAGCGCAGCGACGTCACCCCGGCACGCGGCAACGCGTCGAACAGCGCCTCGACCACGTTGTTGTGTCTGTTGCCGCCGTACTGCGGATGTGGGTGGCACACGATGGCGCCGGCGATCGCTCCGTCGACCGATGCGAGATCGCCCTCGATCACCACGCCGTCGGACGTCGTGAACGACACCGTCTCGATCGTCGGAACCACGTCGCGCTCGTCGTCAGTGCTCATGTGATCTGACGGTACCCTGCCCGACCGTGGCGATGGACGACGACAAACTCCCCATCAAGATGCTCAACGACCGTGTCCTCGTCGAGGCCGACGACGACGCCGAGCGCAAGTCGTCGGGCGGCATCTTGATCCCGGCGACCGCACAGATGGCGAAGCGGCTCGTGTGGGCCACCGTCGTCGCACAGGGGCAGAACGTCCGGGCGTGCGAGATCGGCGACAAGGTGCTGTTCAGCCCCGACGACCGCTACGAGGTCGAAGTGCAGGGCAACGACTACATCATGCTGCGCGAGCGAGAACTGCACGCCGTTGCCTCCGAGCGCAACGAGTCGTCCACCGGCCTCTACCTCTGACGTCGGGTTCGTCGCGTCGCCGATGCCCGAGCGTTCACGCGCCGACGCACACGCCAGACGGATCCGGAAACGAGTGGGGCCGGAGCGCGTCACCACCCGTATCCTGCTCGTATGAGCGGCATCACTTTCGATCTCGACCGGCCCGAGGTCGTCGAGCAGTTGGCAGGCATCAAGTTCAACAGCGACGGGCTGGTCACCGCCATCGCGCAAGATGTCGACGACAACGAAGTGCTGATGCTGGCCTGGATGAACGCCGAGTCGCTGCGCATGACCCTCGAAGAGGGGCGGATGGTCTACTGGTCACGGAGCCGTCAGGAACTGTGGCGCAAGGGCGACACGTCGGGGGAGCGGCAGTTCGTGCGCGAGGCGTACTACGACTGCGACGCCGACGCGCTGCTGTTCAAGGTCGTCCAGGAAGGCGGCGGCGCCTGCCACACGGGCGAGCGCACCTGCTTCCACCGTTCGTTCGGCTGACCGAGCGCACGCCGTCGACGCCATGAAGTTCTCTCCCTCCCGCGAGGAGTTCCACGCCCACGCGGCCGAGCACACGATCGTCCCGGTCTGGACCGAACTGCTCGCCGATCTCGAGACGCCCGTCGCGGTGTACGCCAAGCTCGTCGGCGACGGCCCCGGGTTCCTGCTCGAATCGGTCGAGGGCGCCGAGCGCTGGGCCCGTTTCTCGTTCGTTGGACGCAACCCGTCGGCGACGCTGATCCTGCGCAACGGCGCCGTCGAGATCGATGGGCCGGTGCCCGACGGCGTGCCGACCGACGAGGGCATCCTCGCGGCGATCGAAGCGATGCTCGCCGAGTACAGCAGCCCGACGTTCCCCGATCTTCCACCACTGCACGGCGGCATCATGGGCTTCCTCGGGTACGACGTCATCCGCGAAGTCGAGCACCTGCCCAACACGCCCGACGACGATCGTGACTACCCCGACGCGGTCATGTCGGTCATCGGTTCGCTCGCCGCGTTCGACCACTGGCGCCAGCGGGTGTACCTCATCGAGAGCGTGCCGACCCTCGGGCTCTCCACCGCCGAACTCGACGCGGCCTACGACGCCGCGACCGAACGCGTGAGCGTCGCAGTCGCCGACCTCGCCAAACCACTCCCGTACACGCCGGTCGCCCCGCCGTCGCTCGACGACGAGCTCCCGACGCTCGAGTCGACGATGCCCAACGGCATGTACCAGCGCGCGGTGGAGGTGGCGAAGGAGTACGTGGTCGCCGGTGACGTGTTCCAGGTCGTGTTGTCGCAGCGTTACGACATCGAACTCGGCGCCGACCCGTTCGACTTCTACCGCGTCCTCCGGCAGGTCAATCCGTCGCCGTACATGTACTACGTCAAGCACGACGAGCTCGCGATCGTCGGGTCGTCGCCCGAACCGATGGTGCAACTCCTCGACCGCAAGGTCATCTCGCGGCCGATCGCCGGCACGCGTCGCCGCGGCAAGAACGACGAACACGACCGCATGATGGCCGCCGAGTTGATGGAGCACCCCAAGGAGCGAGCCGAGCACGTGATGCTCGTCGACCTGGCCCGCAACGACGTCGGTCGTGTGGCGAAATTCGGTTCGGTGCAGGTCGACGAGTTGATGACCCTCGAGCGCTACAGCCACGTGATGCACCTCACCTCACAGGTGTCGGGCGACCTGCGCGACGGCCTCGGTCCGATCGACGTCCTGCGCGCCACACTGCCCGCCGGCACGGTGTCGGGGGCACCGAAGGTCCGTGCGATGGAGATCATCGACGAACTCGAACCCGTCAAACGCGGCCCGTACGCGGGCGTCGTGGGCTACATCGACTGGTCGGGCAACCTCGACACGGCGATCGCCATCCGGACCCTGTTCGTCACCGGCGACGGCGTCACCGCCAGCTTGCAGGCCGGCGCGGGCATCGTGGCCGACTCCATCCCCGACGAGGAAGACCTCGAGTGTCGCAACAAAGCGGCGGCTCTGCTCGCGGCGATTCCCGGCGCCCGCCGGATGACCGCCGCCCGCCGGGCCGCCGGCACCGACGCCTGACGATCAGGTGGCGAGCCGACTCGGCGTCGGCCGGGTCGAGTCAGAGCAGCAGGGCGATGACGAAGATCAGCCCGAGGCCGGCGAACGCGAACCCGATGAGGGTGGCGATGGCGATCAGGCCTGGAAACGACGTGACCGCAGTGAGCGCCGACGTGAGGGCCCGGAACTGACCGGCACGGTCGCCGATGGCCCCACGCATCGAGAAGAACTCGCGTGACAGGTCGACGATGCCGTCGTTGCTCTTGCCCTCGGTCGAGTGGACGGTGTCGGCGACGGTTCGTTTCGATTCGCGGTCGCCTCCGACCAGCGAACGAACCTCGCTCACGAGCGTGTCGGCGCCGGTCTTGACCGAGCGAAGTCGGAGCATGGCCGTGAGCACCGACGCGATGGCGACGACGCCGAAGAATCCGCCCAGTGCGATCCAGACCGTACGGATACCACCCGACAGCGCAGCGAGCCCGAGCAGGAAGCCACCGATGGCGCACACGACGACGAAGATGAGCACGCCGCCGGCGAGCGCGTTGGCTCGTCGGACGAGGTGCAGCACGCTGTCGACGGCGCGTCGGGCGAGACGGTCGAGGTCGTCGAGGCCGAAATCGCCGTCGTCTGCTCCACCACGTCCGGCGGTGACGCCGTCGGGGCTGATGGGGCCGTCGTCGTTCGAGTCATTCTGCGAAGCCATGGTGAACGCAGTGTGCCACGCCAGACTGCAAGAGTGAACACCGACGACGCCGTTGACCTGACCGCCGACCTGATCGACTCCGAGGCCCGTGACACGGTCACGGTCTCGGGTGCCGACGCCTCCACCTACCTGCAATCGCAGATCGCACAGGAGATCCGTGACCTCGCCGTCGGCAGCGCTCGTTGGACGTTCGTCCTCGACCCGACCGGCAAGATCGACTCGTTCGCGCGCATCCGCCGCACGGCCGACGACGTGTTCGTGCTCGACACCGATGCCGGCTTCGGCGAAGGACTCGTCGCCCGCATCAACCGGTTCAAGATCCGCGTCGACGCCGACGTCGAGTTGACGCCGGCTGCATCGGCAGCGCCCTCCGCCGATCACGAAGCGGCGCGCATCGCCGCCGGGTGGCCGCGCATGGGCAACGAGATCGAACCGGGTTCGACGATTCCGGCGACGACCGGGGTGACCAACCTCGCCGTCAACTTCACGAAGGGGTGCTACCCCGGCCAGGAACTCGTCGAGCGCATGGACAGCCGAGGCGCGGATGCGCCGAAGTCGCTGCGCGTCGTCGACGTGGCCGACGGCACGGCCGCCGGGAGCCCCGTCGTCGTCGACGGTGACGAGGTCGGCACCGTGACGAGCGTGAGTGGAACCATCGGCTTGGCCTACATCAAGCGCGGCAACGACGTCGGGCGAGCCCCGGCACACCTCGACTGACCCGCCTCGTCGTCGAGAGTCGCCGGTGGGCTGGCGACGGCGACGAGCCTTGGATCAGCGGGCGAGCGAGTTGCGGATGGCTGCCACCGTCGGGTGTTGTCGCAGCGGGATCAGTTCGGGCGCCCGGTCGATGGTGGTCGCCAGCCCGTCGTCGGACGTGCCCGCGTCGGCCGCCGACCCGAGCCAGGCGATCGCCGTGTCGTGATCGCCGAGCGCGGCCGCCGATCGAGCGACGATCGCGGCGCTCAACGTGTTGGGGTGTCGCCCGAACGAACCGGCCGCATAGTGCGCGGCCTCGTCGTAGCGACCGGTCATCATCAACAGATTGGCGAGCACGTACTCGTTGCCCGGA contains:
- a CDS encoding aldo/keto reductase is translated as MEYRRLGNSGLKVSVLGFGSWVTFDAQIDNNAAVECIAAAGDAGCNFFDNAEAYAGGKSEEIMGHAFRELGWPRWSYVLTTKVYWGINGEVPNMRNTLNRKYLMQAIDGSLERLQDDFVDVLYCHRGDPDTPLEEVVHAMSDIITAGKAHYWGTSEWTADDIRGAIDIADRHGLHKPVTEQSQYNLLERKTVEKSYARITDDFGYGNTIWSPLASGLLTGKYKDGIPEDSRGALSGYEWLQDRLSDDQAIARVERLRPIADRIGCTMAQLSLAWATKHRMVSSVITGASKVSQVVQNFETVDVIPEITENVRLEIEEAIGR
- a CDS encoding alpha/beta hydrolase — its product is MSTDDERDVVPTIETVSFTTSDGVVIEGDLASVDGAIAGAIVCHPHPQYGGNRHNNVVEALFDALPRAGVTSLRFDFRSEFGGGVAEQLDAVAALDTVAGAGSGVPLFAVGYSFGAMVTLALGDERLSGKALVAPPLGVMDLAPGRDMPTLVLTPAHDQFAPPSVAEPIVSTWADATFETIESVDHFVAGRAALVAERVATWITRPGYFHPGWK
- a CDS encoding GroES family chaperonin, whose product is MDDDKLPIKMLNDRVLVEADDDAERKSSGGILIPATAQMAKRLVWATVVAQGQNVRACEIGDKVLFSPDDRYEVEVQGNDYIMLRERELHAVASERNESSTGLYL
- the hisI gene encoding phosphoribosyl-AMP cyclohydrolase — protein: MSGITFDLDRPEVVEQLAGIKFNSDGLVTAIAQDVDDNEVLMLAWMNAESLRMTLEEGRMVYWSRSRQELWRKGDTSGERQFVREAYYDCDADALLFKVVQEGGGACHTGERTCFHRSFG
- the trpE gene encoding anthranilate synthase component I, giving the protein MKFSPSREEFHAHAAEHTIVPVWTELLADLETPVAVYAKLVGDGPGFLLESVEGAERWARFSFVGRNPSATLILRNGAVEIDGPVPDGVPTDEGILAAIEAMLAEYSSPTFPDLPPLHGGIMGFLGYDVIREVEHLPNTPDDDRDYPDAVMSVIGSLAAFDHWRQRVYLIESVPTLGLSTAELDAAYDAATERVSVAVADLAKPLPYTPVAPPSLDDELPTLESTMPNGMYQRAVEVAKEYVVAGDVFQVVLSQRYDIELGADPFDFYRVLRQVNPSPYMYYVKHDELAIVGSSPEPMVQLLDRKVISRPIAGTRRRGKNDEHDRMMAAELMEHPKERAEHVMLVDLARNDVGRVAKFGSVQVDELMTLERYSHVMHLTSQVSGDLRDGLGPIDVLRATLPAGTVSGAPKVRAMEIIDELEPVKRGPYAGVVGYIDWSGNLDTAIAIRTLFVTGDGVTASLQAGAGIVADSIPDEEDLECRNKAAALLAAIPGARRMTAARRAAGTDA
- the ygfZ gene encoding CAF17-like 4Fe-4S cluster assembly/insertion protein YgfZ, with translation MNTDDAVDLTADLIDSEARDTVTVSGADASTYLQSQIAQEIRDLAVGSARWTFVLDPTGKIDSFARIRRTADDVFVLDTDAGFGEGLVARINRFKIRVDADVELTPAASAAPSADHEAARIAAGWPRMGNEIEPGSTIPATTGVTNLAVNFTKGCYPGQELVERMDSRGADAPKSLRVVDVADGTAAGSPVVVDGDEVGTVTSVSGTIGLAYIKRGNDVGRAPAHLD